Proteins from a single region of Propionispora hippei DSM 15287:
- a CDS encoding tetratricopeptide repeat protein, with protein MLPETYLKAGITLALAGKQKEARQAFQDLIHLYPDRPEGHYNLGLLAQRETRLDEAEAHLRRALALKPDYTEALYALGLLLKDSQRPECAAAVLFLAAKLNPASPYTYFQLGLVLHTLNHLDGAKACFTMALDLKPDFAEAYNNLALVVAAAGELHRAQFYLDQALAVRPNYTEAYNNRGILLSQAQLPEEAVRAFRQALQLEPGNPVTHNNLGLTYQKLQRLPEALSSFQTALELQPHYVEAHNNLALILHELNRPVEAITHLNRALALKPDFALAATNLVSVLNKLNRFSEAEACLRQALTYHPGRPGLLRRLALILRKQERYTEAEDYYQQAIQNGAPAKTAEAVFGLGTLYLLQGRYRPGWDYYEKRLIAFSYSQPPLPSWQGENISDRRLLLFFEQGFGDTLHFIRYATLFTSLATAVGVVVQKPLLRLLAHSLDCPVYAEGQVPLEEYDIACSLHSLPYRFGTEEASIPTAIPYLKPPVTQVTKWRKRLADLMPGRPRIGIVWAGNPRHDNDHNRSIPFSVFRTLPERHPQIHWISLQADDRAADLTDGDSAILNVSAELNDFTETAGLISHLDLVITVDSAVAHLAGALGKPVWILLPLDPDWRWLLTRQDSPWYPSARLFRQSQTGGWQAVLEQVTAALLDEAAASSTRKKP; from the coding sequence ATGCTGCCTGAAACCTACCTGAAAGCAGGAATCACTCTGGCCCTGGCTGGTAAGCAAAAAGAAGCCCGGCAGGCTTTTCAGGACCTGATTCACTTATATCCTGACCGTCCGGAAGGCCACTATAATCTGGGTCTGCTGGCTCAGCGGGAAACCCGGCTGGATGAGGCTGAAGCTCATCTGCGCCGGGCGCTTGCTCTCAAGCCCGATTATACCGAGGCCCTCTATGCGCTGGGATTACTGCTAAAAGACAGTCAACGACCGGAGTGCGCCGCCGCTGTCCTGTTCCTCGCTGCTAAACTAAACCCGGCCTCACCTTATACGTATTTCCAGCTCGGTCTCGTACTTCATACCCTCAACCACCTGGACGGCGCCAAAGCCTGCTTTACCATGGCTCTGGACCTGAAACCCGACTTTGCCGAAGCCTACAACAACCTGGCCTTGGTCGTGGCCGCAGCCGGTGAATTGCATCGGGCGCAGTTTTATCTGGATCAGGCGCTTGCCGTGCGCCCCAATTATACGGAGGCCTACAACAATCGCGGCATCCTTCTGTCACAGGCCCAGTTGCCGGAAGAGGCCGTCAGGGCTTTTCGGCAGGCGCTCCAACTGGAACCGGGCAACCCTGTCACCCACAATAATCTAGGGTTGACCTACCAGAAACTGCAACGTCTGCCGGAGGCCCTAAGCTCCTTCCAAACAGCGCTGGAGTTGCAGCCCCATTATGTCGAAGCTCACAATAACCTGGCCCTCATCCTGCATGAGCTGAACCGGCCGGTCGAGGCGATCACCCACTTGAACCGGGCCCTTGCATTAAAACCGGACTTTGCCCTGGCCGCAACCAATTTAGTTTCCGTCTTAAACAAATTAAACCGCTTCAGTGAAGCGGAAGCCTGCCTTCGCCAGGCCCTTACTTATCATCCCGGTAGGCCGGGTCTGCTGCGCCGGCTGGCTCTCATCCTCCGTAAACAGGAACGTTACACAGAAGCCGAAGACTACTATCAACAGGCGATTCAAAACGGGGCGCCGGCAAAAACGGCGGAAGCGGTTTTCGGTCTCGGCACCCTTTATTTGCTCCAGGGCCGCTACCGGCCCGGCTGGGATTATTACGAAAAACGTCTCATTGCCTTTAGCTATTCACAGCCCCCTCTGCCGTCCTGGCAGGGAGAGAATATTAGCGATCGCCGCCTGCTTTTATTCTTCGAGCAAGGCTTTGGCGACACTCTGCATTTTATCCGCTATGCCACACTGTTCACCAGCCTGGCAACCGCTGTCGGGGTGGTGGTTCAAAAGCCCCTGCTGCGGCTGCTCGCCCACTCCCTGGACTGTCCGGTCTATGCGGAGGGACAGGTTCCGCTGGAAGAGTACGATATTGCCTGCTCGCTCCACAGCCTGCCCTATCGGTTCGGCACGGAAGAAGCAAGTATTCCTACCGCCATCCCCTATCTCAAACCACCGGTCACACAAGTAACCAAATGGCGCAAGCGCCTTGCTGACCTGATGCCCGGCCGTCCCAGAATCGGCATTGTCTGGGCCGGCAATCCCAGACATGACAACGACCATAACCGTTCCATCCCGTTTTCGGTCTTCCGGACTTTACCGGAACGGCACCCACAAATTCACTGGATCAGCCTGCAGGCGGACGACCGGGCAGCGGATCTGACCGACGGCGATTCGGCTATTCTTAATGTCTCGGCAGAATTAAATGATTTTACCGAAACGGCCGGCTTGATCAGTCACCTTGATCTGGTCATCACCGTTGATTCTGCCGTAGCCCACCTGGCCGGCGCCTTGGGCAAACCGGTCTGGATTTTACTCCCCCTTGATCCCGACTGGCGTTGGCTGTTAACACGGCAGGACAGTCCCTGGTATCCGTCAGCCCGCCTCTTCCGGCAGTCCCAAACCGGCGGCTGGCAGGCAGTGCTGGAGCAGGTCACAGCGGCTTTGCTCGACGAAGCAGCAGCTTCCTCCACCAGAAAAAAGCCATAA